The following coding sequences lie in one Cannabis sativa cultivar Pink pepper isolate KNU-18-1 chromosome 5, ASM2916894v1, whole genome shotgun sequence genomic window:
- the LOC115717998 gene encoding uncharacterized protein LOC115717998, with product MFGEEMGDGILDIPRLPLTHKDKLVWKQKQDGEFSVKSAYVVDQGHRFDDTNTVWNWLWYSQLHPRISMILRRLLNSALPVKEKLPLLREKDCHFCEAAVENCLHLFKDCCVAKLLWFSSVFPLRIDKIPGQTMISFVENLVATTTNSGFGRKEVLTFLGCMVGQIWKTSNECSLAGKPIIMDQARKRIEEAYEGFVNFSYTSEEEVVGLRTQVTPHLTQRSIRRLNEERPLCTDASWVKGDAGSAVVMLKEDTVGWSYKLARDRAVSALEAELKAILLALNWALEEGWNEIHVLSDCLQAIQTLNKNRCP from the coding sequence ATGTTTGGGGAAGAGATGGGAGATGGGATTCTTGACATTCCAAGACTTCCTTTGACTCATAAAGATAAGCTAGTATGGAAACAGAAACAAGATGGAGaattttcggtcaagagtgcTTATGTGGTGGATCAAGGTCATAGATTTGATGATACTAACACTGTTTGGAATTGGCTGTGGTATTCTCAGTTACATCCGAGAATCTCTATGATACTTCGGAGATTGCTCAACAGTGCTCTACCAGTTAAAGAGAAGCTTCCATTGTTAAGAGAGAAAGATTGTCATTTCTGTGAGGCTGCAGTGGAAAATTGTCTGCATCTTTTCAAAGACTGTTGTGTTGCCAAACTTTTGTGGTTTTCTAGTGTGTTCCCACTAAGGATTGATAAAATTCCTGGTCAAACCATGATTAGTTTCGTGGAAAATCTTGTAGCTACTACAACAAATTCGGGTTTTGGAAGAAAAGAAGTCCTTACTTTTTTGGGTTGCATGGTTGGTCAAATCTGGAAAACTAGCAATGAGTGTTCACTAGCGGGCAAGCCAATCATCATGGATCAGGCTCGAAAGAGAATTGAAGAGGCTTATGAAGGGTTTGTTAATTTTAGTTATACCAGTGAGGAAGAAGTGGTTGGATTGAGGACTCAAGTCACACCCCATCTGACCCAGAGGAGCATTAGGAGATTGAATGAAGAGAGGCCACTATGCACTGATGCTTCTTGGGTTAAAGGGGATGCTGGTTCAGCAGTAGTAATGCTAAAGGAAGACACGGTAGGCTGGAGTTACAAATTAGCTAGAGATAGAGCGGTTTCGGCCTTGGAAGCTGAACTTAAAGCAATTCTTTTGGCGTTAAACTGGGCTCTCGAAGAAGGCTGGAATGAGATTCATGTTCTCTCGGACTGCCTACAAGCAATCCAAACTCTGAACAAGAATCGATGTCCTTGA